DNA from Chitinophaga pendula:
TTCCTTTCATTCGGTTAACGGCAGTAATGCCGGAGATGCCGGGTCTGCGCTCAACCTGGTGCAGTTAAAAGGTTTGGGGGTGGACCAACTGCTGGTGCTGGTGAATGGTAAACGGAGGCATAAGAGTGCCAATATCAACTGGGGTGGATTGGGTAACGGGGCTACCGGATATGATCTGAATGCATTGCCTGCAACAGCAATAGACCGTATTGAGATATTGCGCGACGGTGCCGCCGCCCAATACGGTTCTGATGCGATAGCGGGTGTGATCAATATTGTACTGAAACAGCAGACGGGTGAGCTGGGGATCAATACCACTGCCAGTGTGCGTAGAAGAGGGGATGGTTTACAGACGCGGACCGGCGCCAACTATGGCATCAAACTGGGCAATGGCGGCGGATATGTGAATGTGACTACTGAGTTTGCTACCCAGTCGCTGGCATTACCAGCCGGTCGAAAGGATGCCGGATTGTATTATGGTCCTATTTACGGCGGAGGCGCCAATACACGCGATTATGATGCGATCTATACCAAGGAAATAGACGATGCGATATTACGGAGCAGAGGGATGGACCGGCATTATTTTGATCAGCGTGGTGGGGGGGCTAATAAGGCCAAAGACGCGCTGTTGTTTTTTAATGCGGCGGTGCCTTTGAAAGAAAGTGCTGAGATCTATGCGTTTGGTGGTATCAGTCATCGCAATTCGCAGTTCACCGCTGTGTATCGGTTGCCCGGGTGGACAGAGCGTAATAATACCGCGCTTTATCCGGATGGTTTTTTGCCTGCGATGGACAATATCATTACCGACAAATCACTGGCTGTGGGTATAAAAGGGAAGGTAAAGCACTGGTTGGTGGACTTTTCCAATGTATATGGCCGCAATGACTTTTCCAATATCATTTCCAATTCGCTGAATGCCAGTATGGGGCTTAAAAGTCCCACTTCTTTTGATGCGGGTAGTTACAATGCTTCCCAGAATACGGCCAGCCTGGATGTGTCGAGGTATTTAGATAAGCCATTGAAGGGGATCAACATTGCGTTCGGAGCGCAATACCGGGTAGAAACCTATGAGATCAAGGCAGGAGAGGTTGCTTCGTACCAGAAGGCGGATCTGCGCCAGATATTCCGGGTGGACACTTCGGCGGCGGGCATTCCCTACCTGGCTGATGCCGGCTGGCTGGCGTTGAACGGTCTTTCTCCCGGTTCGCAGATACATGCCGGATTCCGTCCGGAGAACGAGGTACGTGTGAGCCGGGCTATTACGGCGGGTTATGTGGATGTGGAGCTGAATGTGACGCGGCAGTGGTTAGTTTCTGCTGCATTGAGGGCGGAGCATTTCTCCGACTTTGGTAATGTCACTACCGGTAAGATAGCTACGCGATATAGTCTGGCGAAGTGGCTGAATATAAGAGGGGCTTTTAACACCGGTTTCAGGGCGCCTGACCTGGCTCAGTTCTATTATACGGAAACCTCTACCAGCTTCCAGCAAGGCCGGGCGGTAGATCAGGTGACGGCGTCCAATAAAAGCGCTGCTACCCGCGCATTGGGTATTCCTTCCCTTACACCGGAGCGATCCCGTGGATATACGGTGGGCGTCACTGCGCAGCCAGCGGCTAACCTGGAGTTGTCGGTTGATGCTTACCAGGTATCTATTGACAATAGGGTGGGTAATACGGGAAACTTTTCCGCAACGGATAACAACCTGCCGGCGGAAGTCCGGAGCTTGCTTTTGCAGACAGGGACGACGCAGGCGAAATTTTTCTATAACTCTTTCAGTACCCGCACCCGTGGTATTGAGTGGACCGGTAGTTATAAATTACCCTTATACAAAGGCTCACTCACTTTCCTGGCAGGGGCCAACTTCGTCACGAATGAAGTAACGCATGTCAATACTCCCAAGGGGCTGGAAGCTTATAGATATATCATCTTTAACGACGGTGAAAAGGCGCGGGTGACTACGCATATACCCGGTCAGAAAATAACCTTGCAGGGGGTGTATAGGCACGGGAAGTTCAATGCGCTGTTACGGACCGTTTATTTCGGTGCGGTGACGACTGCAACTGCATTGAATGCAAACTTTCCCCGACCGGATTATTTCCTGCAGCGATTACGGCCTATCTGGGTGACGGATGTCGCTGTGGGCTATCACTTTACCAAAGGCATATTGGCAACGATAGGTGTCAACAACCTGCTTGATGTGTCAGGTGATTATACCGCTACGCAAGTATCTGGCTTAAGGAATCCCACGGTAGTGGGTTTACAAAACGGTAGTGCGGGCATACAGCCATTTGCCCGGGTAAATGCCCGGTTTTGATCTAAAATGAATGACTATGAAAAAGTATCTGTTCCTATTATTCTCGTTTGTTGGTCTGATCCTTTTGGCAGGATGTAATAAGGGGGATTACCTGGATGTAAACGCCGGGGAGCGGCCTGCGCTGAATGCATATATTAGTTTTGTAAATGCGCGTCCGACAGCTACTCCCCTACACTTCTGGACTTTTACGACACGGGTTACTGCAGCAGGTGTTACGCCTAATAGCGCCAGCCCGTACCTGTCTACTGTATTCGGTAATGTGCAGATCAACTTTACAGAAGGTGCAGGTACCAGCTACAAAGTATCCCGTCAGTTTGGTAACCAGGCGGCATTCAATGCTAACGGAGGGCCTAACGGGCCTATCCCGGATTACTATCACACAGTATTTGCGGCCCGCAAGAAGACAGCATTTGATCAGGACACATTGATCCTGTTCTATGATAACCTAGAAGCGCCGGCAGCCGGCAAGGTAAAATTGCGTTTTGTACACCTGGCACCTGATGTACCAGCAGTAAGCCTTCGTGCTATACGGGATGGGAAAGACAGTGTTCTATTCAGCACGGTAGACTATGGCAGCGCAGGAGGTGCGATACTTTCCGGTGAGCAGCTACAGGCATTTTCCCTGGGCCCTTTTATAACGCTGGATGCAAGATATAGCTTCCAGGTACGATTGGTACATACGCAGGAATTGTTACCCGGACTGCAGCGGGATCTTGACAGGATACAGCTGCAGCCCGGACATATTTATACACTTTTCCTCTATGGATTAGCTGGCAAGACAGGAGAGGCAGGCGCTGCCCTTATTGAGCATGCCAAATCTTAGATTTATGGAGGGATAAGATAATACTGAAGGTATACTGACAATTTGTTGATGATTGTGCAGATCCCTTTGCCAGGTAGCTTGCTGCCCGGCAAAGGGATATTATAGTTACAGGGTTGCCGGCGTAGTTAGGTATTAAATCAATGTGTGCAAACCTTATATGAAAAAGCAAATAAAACGAACATGCATTTACGACAGATTGAATCTATCCGTGGGTACGACAAACAAAAGTTTAAAAGCGAATTTTTACGTACAGGGGTGCCTGTTATTATCAAAGATTTTATACAGGAAGATAGTGCGGCCCTGCATACCTGGGATTATGATCATTTCCGGCAGGTAGCCGGCGATAGTATGGTTTCGGTGCATAATGAAGAGGATGCACATCTGGACAAAGTAAGTAGTCCGCCGGTAAAAAAAATGAAGTTTTCCACCTATCTAGATCTCATAGAAAAGGAACCTACCGCAATGCGTTTGTTCCTGTTTAACTTGCTGCTGGAGAAGCCGGTGATGCAAAAGGATCTGCATGTAAAACGGCTGGCAGACAGGCTGATCACCTGGCTTCCTTTTCTTTTTTTTGGCGGGGCTGGGTCGTCCGTACGCTATCACTATGATATTGATATGTCTCATGTGTTTCTGAGCCAGTTTCGGGGGGTAAAGCGGGTTTGGTTATTTGCAAATGATCAATCGGAGTTATTATACCGGCTTCCTTATAATTTTCACGGTATTGTAGACCTGCGGCATCCGGACTATGATAAGTTTCCGGGGTTACGGTATTTACAAGGATGGTCCTGTGACCTGCAACATGGTGATACATTGTTTATTCCTTCGGGTTACTGGCACTACATCCAGTATGTTACAGACGGGTATTCCGTTAGTTACCGGGCCTTACCTCGCACGATGAAAGAGCGGTGGTTAGGTTTTCGCAATATTGTGATCACCAGGCGTATTGACAATACGCTGCGTATCCTGTTTGGTAAGAAGTACTTTGACTGGAAGGTCCGGGCAGCATATCAGCGGGCGGACAAGGCGGTACGGAAGATACAAAGACGGGAGGCTGCTGTATTTGGGATGGGCGACCTGCAGCGGGATTGATAAGAGCCGTTATATATTTAATTTATCCATACCCATAGCATGGACTGAAGCCTATTGTATTGTAAATAAATGATTTAGACTTTAAGCGGTGGTAGGGTTTAAGGTATCTATCTGGCAGGTGGGCGGCATAATGTGCGCAAATATCGATCGGAGGGGGAAAGCTAGATGGAAATCATTAAATTTATGCCCATTGTACAATAGGTTTCCTATGTCTTATGCCTAAAGTTTTTATTCTTTATTGTTGGTTTTTGTTAACTACCATCTGTAACGTTTACGCTCAATGCACCACAATTGGACAGCACCCTCGTACCGCGTTTCCTGTATGTGGTACTGAGACTTTCCATCAATCTTCCGTGCCGGAGTGTGGAGATAGGCGCATTCCTGTACCTCCATGTAATGATAATCAGTCTTACCAGGATAAAAATCCGTTTTGGTATAAATTCACCTGTTTTATGCCCGGCACACTGGGCTTTGTTATAACGCCCGCCACATTGTCGGATGATTATGACTGGCAGTTATTTGACATCACCGGTAAGAACCCGGATGACGTATACACGAATACTTCCTTGTTCGTGGCCTGTAACTGGTCGGGGGAAGGGGGTATAACCGGGGCAGGTGTCAGCGGGCGTTCCCTGGGGGTCTGTGGCGGCCTTGGGCAACCTCTATTCAGCTCTATGCCGGTATTACAGCTAGGGCATGAGTATTTGCTGTTGATCAGTCATTTTTCTCCCGGTCAGAGTGGATATAACCTGGAATTTAAAGGTGGGACTGCCAATATCACCGATCCTGGGAAACCGGACCTTAAGAGCGTTAACTATCGTTGTCTCAATAATACGATAGGTGTTAAACTCAGTAAGAAGATGCAGTGTAAGAGCCTTTCGGCAGACGGCAGCGAGTTTACACTTAATACTGTGGCAGCCAAGGTATTATCTGCTACTGGGGTGAATTGTAACAACGGTTTTGACATGGACTCCGTGATCGTTACGCTGGACAGGCCCTTACCTGAGGGAACCTATACGCTGAAGGTGCAAGGTGGCATTGACGGCAACAGTATCCTGGATGCCTGTAATCAACCATTGATGGCAACGATGGATTTTACTGTTCCCAAGCAGTTGCCTGTACCTTTTGATAAGATGGTACAGCCGGGTTGTGCTCCTGATAAGATACAACTACAATTTTCTGCTCCCATACGCTGTAATTCTATTGCCGCTAACGGCAGTGATTTTATAATCAACGGTCCGCAGGCTGTAACGGTGACGGGCTTTACAGCCAACTGTGATGCGAATGGGCTCGCTACAGAAGTGACGCTGTCATTGAGTACACGGATCATCACCGGGGGCAATTATGAGGTGGTATTGAATGCTGGTACGGATGGTAATACAATATTGAGTGAATGCGGAGTGCCCACCGCTGCCGGAGGCGCTATTCCTTTTACTATGCAGGAGCAGCCCTTTGTGCCTTTTACGGGGCCTATTGCGGTTACCTGTCAGCCGGATACGTTGCAGTTCACCTTGCCGGCGCCGGTGCAATGTAGTTCTATTGCGGCGGATGGCAGCGACTTTACCGTCATAGGTACTTTACCTATTGGTATTACCGGCGCTACGATCAGGTGTGACGGTAATAACCTGGGTACGGTGATTACGGTAAAGCTGGATAAGCCCATTCCTACTGCTGGTAGTTTTATGCTGACTTTGAAGCGGGGAACCGACGGTAATACTTTACTCAGCGAATGTTGGAAGGAAACGCCTGTGGGCAGCCAGCGTCCTTTCGAAACCAAAAGTCCTGTAAATCCTGCTTTCACCTATACGATTACCCTAGATTGTGAAAAGGACACGGTACATCTGTCACACGATGGGAATAACGGTGCCAATAACTGGATGTGGATATTTGACGATCAATCGACGGCTACCGGTCAGACAGCGATCAAGGCGTATGACAACTTTGATCCGAAGGAAATTAAGTTGGTGGTGTCTAATGGGGTCTGTAAGGATAGTTCGGTAGCGCGTATTGTATTCAGCAATGCAATGAAAGCTGACTTTACCATGTCTACCGACATATTGTGTCCGCAGGATGCGGTAACATTTACCAATAAAAGCACCGGTAACATCATCGGATACCGTTGGGAGTTTGGGAATGGGATCATCAGCAGGACTTTCACACCGTCAGCGCAGCGTTATCCGATGCATCCGCGGGATGAGATATACCAGGTGAAACTGATCACGGAAAACGATATGCACTGTTTTGATACGGCTATTTACCCACTGAAGGTGGTGACCAGCTGTTATATTGACGTTCCGACGGCATTTACGCCCAATGGGGATGGGCAGAATGACTTCTTATATCCATTGAACGGCTATAAGGCTACTAATCTGAAATTTACGGTATACAATCGTTTAGGACAGCTGATCTTTGAGACGACAGACTGGACGCGTAAATGGGATGGATCTTTCAATGGGCGGCCGCAGGCGGCGGGTACTTTCTTCTGGATACTGACCTATACGCATAAGGAAAACGGGCAAAAGGTGTTTCTGAAGGGCTCGACATTGTTATTGAGATAGGTATTACCTGGGTTTTAAGGTGCTACAGACTAAAAATATTCGATAAAACTTGGTTTTCTAACCTAAAATGGTATCTTTGCATCCCCGAATTTAGAATTTCAACCGGAAAGGTGCAGGAGTGGTTGATCTGGCTCGCCTGGAAAGCGGGTATACCGCAAGGTATCAAGGGTTCGAATCCCTTCCTTTCCGCTAAATAAATCGCTTGATTTACCAACGGATTAAAAGCCTTCAGAGACATCTGAAGGCTTTTTTCTTTTGTGGTCCCTCCTAGTTTTGTGAGGACAATGGCACGCAACAAAATTATCTTCCCGGTTCTACTTGTGTTGATTATTTTATCCCGGCATGTCAACTCCTGCCTGTATAGCTACAAGTGCCGGTCGTGACATGGCCAGGATACCCCAGGGGATGACTTATTTGATAAAGTATTAGATATAAACAATATCTTTATTCGTCATTCAATACCATTTCCCACTAATATAATTTATATGAAAAGCTGGCTATTACTACTCCTTTTCCTGGGATGTTTTGTTGCCTGTCAAGAGCGAACTGACGAGCAATCTTTTATTGCTATTGAGGGAATCGACTCTACTATCCGGCCCGGCGATAATTTTTATAATTATGTCAATTTAAAATGGTACGATACTGCACAAATACCACCGAGCCAGTCTGGCGTAGGAGCCTACCGGTTTATGAACTATCTGCAACGTCTCAAGCTGCAGGGTATTCTTGACAGTGTATCAAAAAGTGATAATCCTGCTGGTAGCCTTCAACAGAAGATCGGTGACTTCTTTGCTTCCGGAATGGATACGAATGTTATCAATCACCGGGGTTTTGAGCCACTCAAGAATGGGTTGCAGCGGGTTGATGCTATCACTAGTGTTCCCGATATGCTTCATTTCATAGCGGAAGAAGCTAAACTGTCAAACTTATCCCTTATCGATTTTCAAATTTCACCCGACCAGGATAACAGCAGCATGAATATGGGACATATTTATCAAACTGGTATCGGCATGCCTGACAGAGATTATTACTTTAAGGCTGACACTTCTACCATTGCTATACAGCAAGCCTATAAAAAATACCTCGCAGATCTTTTTATGTTGACCGGGAGTGATGCGGCGTTAGCGCAAAAAAATGCAGCACTTGTTTACAATATCCAACAGCAACTCGCTTCGTCCCATAAAACCAATGTTGAGTTGCGGGATATAAGAGGCAATTTCCATAAAGTCGCACTGGCGGACCTGAATAAGCAACAACCTAATATAGGTTGGCCGGCTTTCTTCCAGCATCTGGGAGCTACCATGGATTCGCTGGATATTGCCCAGCCAGGCTATTATGATAAATTAAATGTGCTTCTCAAATCTATTCCGCTCGGGGATTGGAAAATATACCTGAAAGGAGCTTATATCAGTAATTATGCAGATTACCTTAGCCAGCCTTTCGTGAATTCATTATTTGCATATAATAAAGCGCTTACAGGGCAGGCGGTACAAAAAACACGCGGCGAGGTCCTGTCAAACGTGGTAGATACTTATCTGGGTCAGGCTTTGGGACAATTATATACGAAACTCTATTTTCCGGAGTCGGCCAAAACGCGGATGCTGGAGCTGGTGAATAACCTGCAGAAGGCGTTCTCTATCAGGGTAGACAAACTGGATTGGATGAGTGACAGTACTAAACAAAAAGCGAAGGAGAAATTATTTGCTATCACCAAAAAGATCGGTTATCCTGACAAGTGGCGCGAATACAACCATGTAAACATTGTACGGAATAAGTATTTTGAAAATGTGGTATCAGCAGCTGCGAACAATTTCCAATATAACCTGGCCAAGCTGGGGAAGCCGGTTGATAAGACGGAGTGGTTCACTACACCTTCGACAGTTACTGCCTATAACAATCCTTCCGCTAACGAGATCGTTTTCCCAGCTGGTATTTTACAACCTCCCTACTTTGACAACAACGCTGACGATGCGCTCAACTATGGTGGTATTGGCATGGTGATCGGGCATGAAATGACGCATACATTTGACGATCAGGGGGCCCAATTTGACAAAGACGGTAATGTGAAAAGCTGGTGGACACCTGAAGACTATAAGAAGTTTAAGGCCAAAACACAACAGGTTATTGACCTGTACAGTACGTTCACGGTACTGGACAGCATGCAGGTAAAAGGTGCGCTTACAGTGGGAGAAAATACAGCGGATATCAGCGGGGTTGCCGTAGCATATGATGCTTTTAAGATGACCAAACAGGGGCAGGATACGACGAAGATCGGCGGCTTTACGCCCGATCAGCGATTCTTCTTTTCCATAGCCAGGATCTGGCGGGTGAAAATGAAAGACGAATACCTGCGGTACTGGATCAATAACGACCCCCATTCCCCACCCATGTGGCGTGTAAATGGTCCATTGATGAACACATCAGCTTTTTATACTGCGTTTAATGTGCGACCCGGAGAGCGGATGTTCCTGGACGAAAGTAAGCGGATCAAGATATGGTGAGTTGCGGAGGCTTTTGTTTTTGGTATTGCAGGGATCTATTGGTATGATCTCCAGTATGTCCACCGCTTAGGCGAGAAAATCGGCTGGCGGGGGGACTCCTGAGTTATTCGATCAGATAAAAAGGTTTACCAAAACATCACTACTTCGTCGCCTTCCCATAGGCCCGCCTGATAAGTGTTCGCGGTTGTATGCAATCCGGATATTTTGCTATCTGCGGATAGTTCTGGAAGTGCTGAGGCCTGTGTCAAAGATGCCGGTTTGCTTACTGGCTATAAGCAACCTATCTTGGAGATAGCAGCTATAAAAGCACAGGCCCACGCATAACATTATCGCAAATGAGACGACTACGCCGCATCGGAAAAATATTTATGATCACCACATCTTCGTTACTGGTATTATTCGGGATTGTTACATTTGCGTTTATGCAACACCCCAAATTTGGTAAAGCGCCGTCGGGGGAAAGGCTGGTGCGCATGGAGCAGTCGCCTAACTTTAAGAAAGGCAAGTTCCAGAACCTCTCTCCTACTCCCACATTTGCCGAAGGTTATACCTTCTGGGGAGAGATCTACAAACTTATGTTCCGCAAAGCGAATCCGAGGCGTTACCCTAAGGATCAGCTTCCTACTATGAAAGAAGAT
Protein-coding regions in this window:
- a CDS encoding TonB-dependent receptor, yielding MKIATTTLLFIWFVLWQALPLFAQERTITGIVLTTRDRTPLEGVAVWVKGTARGVRTSPDGSFRIQVQKDSTLVFSFLGYETQELIPGHRKTLEVTLIATTRALGAIQIVGSRNATRTKLNSPVPVDVIDVKSLQELAPQASITQLLQYISPSFHSVNGSNAGDAGSALNLVQLKGLGVDQLLVLVNGKRRHKSANINWGGLGNGATGYDLNALPATAIDRIEILRDGAAAQYGSDAIAGVINIVLKQQTGELGINTTASVRRRGDGLQTRTGANYGIKLGNGGGYVNVTTEFATQSLALPAGRKDAGLYYGPIYGGGANTRDYDAIYTKEIDDAILRSRGMDRHYFDQRGGGANKAKDALLFFNAAVPLKESAEIYAFGGISHRNSQFTAVYRLPGWTERNNTALYPDGFLPAMDNIITDKSLAVGIKGKVKHWLVDFSNVYGRNDFSNIISNSLNASMGLKSPTSFDAGSYNASQNTASLDVSRYLDKPLKGINIAFGAQYRVETYEIKAGEVASYQKADLRQIFRVDTSAAGIPYLADAGWLALNGLSPGSQIHAGFRPENEVRVSRAITAGYVDVELNVTRQWLVSAALRAEHFSDFGNVTTGKIATRYSLAKWLNIRGAFNTGFRAPDLAQFYYTETSTSFQQGRAVDQVTASNKSAATRALGIPSLTPERSRGYTVGVTAQPAANLELSVDAYQVSIDNRVGNTGNFSATDNNLPAEVRSLLLQTGTTQAKFFYNSFSTRTRGIEWTGSYKLPLYKGSLTFLAGANFVTNEVTHVNTPKGLEAYRYIIFNDGEKARVTTHIPGQKITLQGVYRHGKFNALLRTVYFGAVTTATALNANFPRPDYFLQRLRPIWVTDVAVGYHFTKGILATIGVNNLLDVSGDYTATQVSGLRNPTVVGLQNGSAGIQPFARVNARF
- a CDS encoding DUF4397 domain-containing protein, whose protein sequence is MKKYLFLLFSFVGLILLAGCNKGDYLDVNAGERPALNAYISFVNARPTATPLHFWTFTTRVTAAGVTPNSASPYLSTVFGNVQINFTEGAGTSYKVSRQFGNQAAFNANGGPNGPIPDYYHTVFAARKKTAFDQDTLILFYDNLEAPAAGKVKLRFVHLAPDVPAVSLRAIRDGKDSVLFSTVDYGSAGGAILSGEQLQAFSLGPFITLDARYSFQVRLVHTQELLPGLQRDLDRIQLQPGHIYTLFLYGLAGKTGEAGAALIEHAKS
- a CDS encoding cupin-like domain-containing protein, which encodes MHLRQIESIRGYDKQKFKSEFLRTGVPVIIKDFIQEDSAALHTWDYDHFRQVAGDSMVSVHNEEDAHLDKVSSPPVKKMKFSTYLDLIEKEPTAMRLFLFNLLLEKPVMQKDLHVKRLADRLITWLPFLFFGGAGSSVRYHYDIDMSHVFLSQFRGVKRVWLFANDQSELLYRLPYNFHGIVDLRHPDYDKFPGLRYLQGWSCDLQHGDTLFIPSGYWHYIQYVTDGYSVSYRALPRTMKERWLGFRNIVITRRIDNTLRILFGKKYFDWKVRAAYQRADKAVRKIQRREAAVFGMGDLQRD
- a CDS encoding gliding motility-associated C-terminal domain-containing protein: MPGTLGFVITPATLSDDYDWQLFDITGKNPDDVYTNTSLFVACNWSGEGGITGAGVSGRSLGVCGGLGQPLFSSMPVLQLGHEYLLLISHFSPGQSGYNLEFKGGTANITDPGKPDLKSVNYRCLNNTIGVKLSKKMQCKSLSADGSEFTLNTVAAKVLSATGVNCNNGFDMDSVIVTLDRPLPEGTYTLKVQGGIDGNSILDACNQPLMATMDFTVPKQLPVPFDKMVQPGCAPDKIQLQFSAPIRCNSIAANGSDFIINGPQAVTVTGFTANCDANGLATEVTLSLSTRIITGGNYEVVLNAGTDGNTILSECGVPTAAGGAIPFTMQEQPFVPFTGPIAVTCQPDTLQFTLPAPVQCSSIAADGSDFTVIGTLPIGITGATIRCDGNNLGTVITVKLDKPIPTAGSFMLTLKRGTDGNTLLSECWKETPVGSQRPFETKSPVNPAFTYTITLDCEKDTVHLSHDGNNGANNWMWIFDDQSTATGQTAIKAYDNFDPKEIKLVVSNGVCKDSSVARIVFSNAMKADFTMSTDILCPQDAVTFTNKSTGNIIGYRWEFGNGIISRTFTPSAQRYPMHPRDEIYQVKLITENDMHCFDTAIYPLKVVTSCYIDVPTAFTPNGDGQNDFLYPLNGYKATNLKFTVYNRLGQLIFETTDWTRKWDGSFNGRPQAAGTFFWILTYTHKENGQKVFLKGSTLLLR
- a CDS encoding M13 family metallopeptidase — its product is MKSWLLLLLFLGCFVACQERTDEQSFIAIEGIDSTIRPGDNFYNYVNLKWYDTAQIPPSQSGVGAYRFMNYLQRLKLQGILDSVSKSDNPAGSLQQKIGDFFASGMDTNVINHRGFEPLKNGLQRVDAITSVPDMLHFIAEEAKLSNLSLIDFQISPDQDNSSMNMGHIYQTGIGMPDRDYYFKADTSTIAIQQAYKKYLADLFMLTGSDAALAQKNAALVYNIQQQLASSHKTNVELRDIRGNFHKVALADLNKQQPNIGWPAFFQHLGATMDSLDIAQPGYYDKLNVLLKSIPLGDWKIYLKGAYISNYADYLSQPFVNSLFAYNKALTGQAVQKTRGEVLSNVVDTYLGQALGQLYTKLYFPESAKTRMLELVNNLQKAFSIRVDKLDWMSDSTKQKAKEKLFAITKKIGYPDKWREYNHVNIVRNKYFENVVSAAANNFQYNLAKLGKPVDKTEWFTTPSTVTAYNNPSANEIVFPAGILQPPYFDNNADDALNYGGIGMVIGHEMTHTFDDQGAQFDKDGNVKSWWTPEDYKKFKAKTQQVIDLYSTFTVLDSMQVKGALTVGENTADISGVAVAYDAFKMTKQGQDTTKIGGFTPDQRFFFSIARIWRVKMKDEYLRYWINNDPHSPPMWRVNGPLMNTSAFYTAFNVRPGERMFLDESKRIKIW